The proteins below come from a single Candidatus Cloacimonadota bacterium genomic window:
- the purQ gene encoding phosphoribosylformylglycinamidine synthase I, with product MKVSVITFPGSNCDHDALEVFASRGHDVSLVWHKDRDLQQPDLVVLPGGFSYGDYLRGGALARFSPVVNEVLAYARRGGLVLGICNGFQILTECGLLPGTLLMNSGLNFICRHQHVRVENSTTPYTEGIPSGTVLDMPIAHIDGNYFCDDHVYNELRDNNHIVFRYCDASGNTTLEANPNGSRDNIAGICDPSGRVLGMMPHPERSATKFVTNQDGKRFFDALERHFGFCG from the coding sequence TTGAAAGTTAGCGTGATAACCTTCCCCGGTTCGAACTGTGATCATGATGCCCTGGAGGTTTTTGCCTCTCGGGGGCATGATGTCAGTTTGGTCTGGCACAAGGACCGTGACCTACAACAACCTGATCTGGTAGTGCTTCCGGGTGGATTTTCCTATGGCGACTATCTCCGCGGCGGAGCGCTGGCCAGATTCTCACCCGTCGTGAACGAAGTGCTGGCGTATGCCCGGCGCGGCGGCTTGGTGCTGGGGATTTGCAATGGGTTCCAGATCCTCACAGAATGTGGCCTATTGCCTGGCACGCTGCTGATGAACAGCGGTTTGAACTTCATCTGCCGGCATCAACATGTGAGGGTGGAAAACTCCACCACTCCTTACACCGAAGGCATCCCCTCCGGCACAGTTCTGGACATGCCTATCGCCCATATAGACGGCAACTATTTCTGTGATGATCACGTTTACAACGAATTGCGGGACAACAACCATATAGTTTTTCGCTATTGCGATGCCTCGGGAAACACTACTTTGGAAGCCAATCCCAACGGCTCCCGGGACAACATTGCCGGCATTTGCGATCCCTCCGGCCGGGTGTTGGGAATGATGCCCCATCCCGAACGTTCAGCCACAAAGTTTGTTACAAACCAGGATGGTAAAAGGTTTTTCGATGCGCTGGAACGCCATTTTGGGTTCTGTGGATAA
- a CDS encoding ComF family protein yields the protein MENYCNKCGAPLADYRCEACSHLAFKFDYARAAYVFKTPAQELVYHLKYSDIRSPAVFFSQALMSIPAAKRFRGNFDLVTAVPLHRVRERDRGYNQSELLGRALAFELGIPFSQPVIRRQNTRSQTNLSRQARLDNLSGAFTLRRGANVGGQRIIVVDDVFTTGTTVNEVSQVLKAGGASRVAVLTATRAV from the coding sequence ATGGAGAACTATTGTAACAAATGCGGGGCCCCGCTGGCAGACTACCGCTGCGAAGCCTGTTCCCACCTGGCCTTCAAGTTCGACTACGCGCGGGCTGCTTATGTTTTCAAAACTCCGGCGCAGGAATTGGTGTATCACCTCAAATATAGCGACATCAGGTCTCCGGCTGTTTTTTTCAGTCAGGCCCTGATGTCCATTCCCGCTGCCAAACGTTTCCGGGGCAATTTTGACCTTGTGACGGCTGTGCCTCTGCACAGGGTGCGCGAACGCGACCGGGGCTACAACCAGTCAGAACTTCTGGGCCGCGCCCTGGCCTTCGAACTTGGCATTCCATTTTCCCAACCTGTGATTCGCCGTCAAAACACCCGGAGCCAGACCAATTTGAGCCGCCAGGCACGTCTGGACAACCTTTCCGGAGCTTTCACCCTGCGCCGCGGAGCGAATGTCGGTGGCCAAAGGATCATTGTGGTGGATGACGTTTTCACTACCGGCACCACAGTTAATGAAGTCTCGCAAGTGCTAAAAGCGGGCGGCGCTTCCCGGGTGGCTGTTCTCACTGCCACAAGGGCTGTGTGA
- the purS gene encoding phosphoribosylformylglycinamidine synthase subunit PurS, producing the protein MILAKIHVFLKPNVLDPQGKAVTNTLHQLGYSSVDETRVSKYIEISFNHSDPELAKRETEKICSDLLANPNTEHFHFTLEQREENQLES; encoded by the coding sequence ATGATCTTAGCCAAAATACACGTCTTTCTCAAACCCAACGTGCTTGATCCGCAGGGAAAAGCGGTCACGAATACCCTGCATCAGCTGGGGTACTCCAGTGTGGATGAAACCCGCGTCAGCAAATACATCGAAATCAGTTTCAACCACTCGGATCCGGAGCTGGCGAAGCGGGAAACAGAGAAGATCTGCAGTGATCTGCTGGCCAATCCCAATACCGAACACTTCCATTTCACTCTGGAACAGCGGGAGGAAAACCAGCTTGAAAGTTAG
- a CDS encoding Patatin, with the protein MKREARLILGGGAAYGLAHIGAIEAICEEFDITGIVGTSMGAIVGGLYAMGKTPQEILALALDSKTTLLFNPGWVPFQPLKLSLDLIKSLHNKKKVMDLFAKWIGPVKIEELLLPFVAVAYDLNLRKTILIDKGSLTSALRASSSLPLLFSPHEMQGHLFVDGGIEHPLPVAFKDLVPGSFTIAVNVLPPVSQEAEKIGVTTPLVNNDLRTHEVVIQSILQNQGFVAIQAMLHNPPDLFIDAHDPRKNMFDLANVKDFYDFGYRSAKESLAGMAEPKFMAHLLNRYQGLISHLMKRGHVTGETPTSPEPE; encoded by the coding sequence GGCGCTGCCTACGGCTTGGCGCACATCGGCGCCATTGAGGCGATTTGCGAGGAATTTGACATCACCGGTATAGTGGGGACCTCGATGGGCGCAATAGTCGGCGGGCTTTATGCCATGGGAAAAACCCCGCAGGAGATCCTGGCGCTGGCTCTTGACAGCAAAACCACGCTACTCTTCAATCCCGGCTGGGTGCCCTTTCAACCCCTAAAACTCTCTCTGGACCTGATCAAGAGCCTGCACAATAAGAAGAAGGTCATGGACCTCTTCGCCAAGTGGATAGGGCCGGTGAAAATCGAGGAACTGCTCCTGCCCTTTGTGGCTGTGGCCTACGACCTCAATCTGCGCAAGACCATCCTCATTGACAAAGGGTCCCTCACAAGCGCGCTGCGGGCCTCTTCGTCGCTGCCTTTGCTCTTTTCGCCCCACGAGATGCAAGGCCACCTCTTCGTGGATGGGGGTATCGAACATCCTTTGCCTGTGGCCTTCAAAGACCTCGTGCCGGGATCTTTCACCATCGCCGTCAATGTGCTGCCGCCGGTTTCGCAGGAGGCTGAAAAGATAGGCGTGACTACCCCCTTGGTCAATAATGACCTCCGTACTCATGAGGTGGTAATCCAGTCCATTCTGCAAAACCAGGGCTTTGTGGCAATCCAGGCCATGCTGCATAACCCTCCCGACCTCTTCATCGATGCCCACGATCCCCGTAAGAACATGTTCGATCTGGCCAATGTGAAAGATTTTTACGATTTTGGCTACCGCTCCGCCAAAGAAAGCCTGGCCGGTATGGCTGAACCAAAATTCATGGCCCATTTGCTCAACCGCTACCAAGGCTTGATCTCCCACCTGATGAAACGTGGCCATGTCACGGGTGAAACTCCCACCTCGCCGGAACCGGAATAA